A window from Vigna angularis cultivar LongXiaoDou No.4 chromosome 7, ASM1680809v1, whole genome shotgun sequence encodes these proteins:
- the LOC128197890 gene encoding uncharacterized protein LOC128197890, translated as MDDGGMSEGSFPERSKVEEADDESSNDDTWEAEAACGNDEEGGGGGHEAPASGGDEEGDGGFDEEAAGGAAEDPAGAFNEQPGDDEPAHEDEKVSASHHPSVCIEIDDDGDDDEGEVPLAIPPLHSFVGDPTTIVDVDQLYYAVNVRDTVHRLKIFNDFFASCTIDWKGVLDLCLLNKQISHPNQTYMIVEL; from the exons ATGGATGACGGAGGGATGAGTGAAGGATCGTTTCCTGAACGATCCAAGGTTGAGGAAGCAGATGATGAAAGCTCCAATGACGACACTTGGGAAGCAG AAGCTGCATGTGGTAATGATGAagaaggtggtggtggaggtCATGAAGCACCTGCAAGTGGAGGTGATGAAGAAGGTGATGGTGGATTTGATGAAGAAGCTGCTGGTGGAGCTGCTGAAGACCCTGCAGGTGCATTTAATGAACAACCAGGAGATGACGAACCTGCGCATGAAGATGAGAAAGTTTCAGCATCTCATCATCCAAGTGTTTGTATTGAaattgatgatgatggtgatgatgatgaagggGAGGTACCATTGGCGATCCCCCCTTTGCACAGTTTTGTTGGTGATCCAACCACTATTGTCGATGTTGACCAATTGTACTATGCAGTCAACGTAAGAGACACTGTACACAG GCTGAAAATCTTCAACGATTTTTTTGCATCTTGTACAATAGACTGGAAGGGAGTATTGGACCTTTGTCTGTTGAATAAGCAAATATCTCATCccaaccaaactt ACATGATTGTGGAGTTATAA
- the LOC108337633 gene encoding uncharacterized protein LOC108337633: MEKKDLDFILVPGGLLMMSVYHFWLFYRVMKHPTKTVIGVNAINRRIWVQAMMEDVSKNGVLAVQSLRNNIMASTLLASTAIMLSSLIAVLMSSGHEKKTVVSEVFGDRSDLGLSIKFFSILVCFLLAFLLNVQSIRYYSHASILINVPFKKVTSNVRHQMLTAEYVATTVNRGSYFWSLGLRAFYFSFPLFMWLFGPIPVFCTSFALVFMLYFLDVTFECGCAGVADTHIAQVFQLNKHHVDVEIGRDN, encoded by the exons ATGGAAAAGAAGGATCTGGATTTCATACTAGTCCCTGGTGGCCTACTAATGATGTCGGTGTATCATTTCTGGCTCTTCTACCGAGTCATGAAACATCCCACCAAAACAGTCATTGGTGTCAATGCAATCAATCGCCGTATCTGGGTCCAGGCCATGATGGAG GATGTATCGAAGAATGGGGTTCTAGCAGTGCAATCATTGAGGAACAACATAATGGCATCGACCCTTTTGGCTTCCACAGCTATAATGTTGAGTTCCCTGATTGCTGTGTTGATGAGCAGTGGGCATGAGAAGAAAACCGTGGTGTCTGAGGTTTTTGGGGACAGGAGCGACCTTGGTTTGTCCATAAAGTTCTTTTCCATATTGGTGTGTTTCTTGTTGGCATTTCTGCTGAATGTTCAGTCCATAAGGTACTATAGCCATGCAAGTATCCTTATCAACGTGCCCTTCAAGAAAGTGACTTCAAATGTGAGGCACCAAATGCTCACAGCTGAGTATGTTGCGACCACTGTGAACAGAGGCAGCTATTTCTGGTCCCTTGGCTTGCGTGCCTTTTACTTCTCATTCCCTCTGTTCATGTGGCTCTTTGGACCAATTCCAGTGTTCTGCACTTCCTTTGCTCTTGTTTTCATGCTCTACTTCTTGGATGTTACATTTGAGTGTGGATGTGCTGGGGTTGCTGACACTCACATTGCTCAAGTTTTTCAATTGAACAAACACCATGTTGATGTTGAAATTGGAAGGGATAATTAG